The sequence AGGCGATGCCGTGCAGGACGTGATCGAGGCAGCGTTCCGCAAGATCGTCGGCGACCGCGTGGTCGTGCAGGGATCGGGACGCACCGATGCGGGCGTTCACGCGCTGGCGCAGGTCGCCCATGCCGAAGTGCCCGACGATTCGCTCCCGCTCGACGCATGGCTTCGCGCGCTCAATGCCAACCTGCCTCCCGGGGTTCGCATCATGCGTGTCACGCGCGCCGCGCGAGACTTTCACGCCCGCTTCTCCGCCACGGGCAAGGTCTATCGTTATCGCATTCGCAACGGTCAGGTGCTGCCTCCGCTGGAGCTCGGTCGCGTCTGGCATGTGGCTTCGCCGCTGGCCTTGGGCGACCTTCGCTCGGCTGCGGAAATCTTCGTGGGCGAGCACGACTTCGCCGCTTTTGCCGCCAATCGCGGCGGGCCGATTCACAGCACGGTACGCCGGATTACGTCGATCACGATCACGGAGGAGGCGGGCCTTTTTTCGCTACGCTTCGAGGGAGGAGGATTTCTTTACAAGATGGTGCGCATGCTTACGGCTGCACTGGTACGTCACGCGCTGGGCAAGGCCTCGCTCGACGATCTTCGCGGCATCCTGCGCAATGGCTCGCCGAAGTGGAACCACGTCGCGCCCGCCGAGGGCCTGTACCTTGAGAAGGTGCTCTACTCCGGCACTAAGTCCCCGCAGGTTTTACCGTCGGAGCCGGTTTGATTTTCAGAGCGTAATTGTCGTAGTCGATTTGCAGCGAGGCTAACTCCGCAATGTATTTCAGGGCCTCGGTGGCGGGGACATTTTGCAGCGAAAGCGTGATATGGTCGGTGAGGTCGGTCGGAACCAGCCACACCACGCTGACCTTCTGCTTTCCCTCGGTCAGCTTTTCGATGCGTTGCACTACGTAGTCCACGCATTCCCGGGGCGTTGCGTCGGCAAGCTCGATCTTGGGGATGATCACTTTTTTAAGCGACTCCTGCAGCCCGCTGTTGCCGGATTTTGCCTTTAGGGCGATCATGCGCGCATAGTTCTGTGCGGTGGTATCTTTCGGGTTCTGTGCCAGAGCGGCATCAAAGAGCATGCGGGCGTTCTCGTAATCGCCTTTTTTGAAGGCCGCTATGCCCTCGGTCACCATGGGATTCTGAGGGGTCTGGGCAAAGGAACACTGGAGGGCGAGGAGGACCGCAATGAGGCCTCGTTTCATAGGCGGGAGTGTACTGCGGAAATTCCCAAAGATCAACGCACAGGCATCCTTGATTGACCGTGCTCATCTGCTACCGTGCGCGGGTAATGCGGAGCATCGTAACTGTCTGCGGCTTGTTGTTTTTTGCCCTGGCCGCGCTGGCCCCCTCCGCCCGTGCCCAGATGACCGAGGAGCAGAAGCGCCAGCTCTTCCTCCAGGCGCGGGAGGATATCCGCCCCGTTCCCGCCGCGTCTTCGACGCCGCGTCCGAAGCCTCGCGCCACGAGTACGCCGCGTCCGACCCCGACTCCCAAACCGAAACCCACTCCGGCACCCGAGGAGGAAGAGCCGACTCCGACTCCGAAAAAGCATGTGAAGGAGGATGAGGAGCCTGCCAGACCATCGAGGAGCGAGCCGGAGAAGGATGAGAGCACTCCAACCCCCACGCCGAAAAAGATCTCCCGCGAGGAAGCAGAGCCTCCCTTGCAACCGCAGCAAACGGCACGTGAAGAGTCGACGCCTGCCCCGGCGAAGCCGTCGGACGAGGATATGAAGCCCGCTGCCGGCGGGCAGGTGCCGCAGGGCAAGACCCCTGGCGGAGTACCGCTCAATGCGCCCATCGTTATCGAAAAATCCGGCCTTGAGGCCGACCAGGGCGAGCAGCCACCTGCCAAGAATATCGGCGGCTGGTTCAAACGATGGAAATACCTGACTCCCTCCGTACGCCGGGCCATTGACCAGGCTCGCGTGAAGAAAGGGCGCTGGAAATACATCATCGTGCACAACAGCGGTACACGACAGGGCAATGCCCGCATCTTCGACCTTTATCACCGCCGCGTCCGCAAGATGCAAAATGGTCTCGCCTATCATTTTGTCATTGGTAATGGCTCATCCTCCGGCGATGGCGAGATCGAGATCGGCGATCGCTGGCGCAGGCAGATCAATGGCGGCCACGTCGCCAGCGATTATCTCAACGACATCTCGATCGGCATCTGTCTCGTGGGTGACTTGAATCGTGACCGGGCCACCAAGGCCCAGATGGCGGCGCTCGACGAACTCATCGTGTACCTGCGCGGCCGCGTGGGCAAGGTCAAGGGCAAGCCTGCCATCGTCCTCCCGCACAAGGGAATCAACCCCAAGCCGACCGACTGCCCTGGTGACAAGTTTGATTACAAATGGCTGAAACAGAAGTTCGGCTCGTGACGTACTAGAATAAATGAAAATCGGGATTTCAGGGGCTTCGGGATTCGTCGGAAGCGAGCTTTGCAAGCAGATGGTCAATCGCCATGAGGTGGTGAAATTCTCCCGGCGAGAAAAAGGAGGCAATCGGCTCTGGTCGATCGCCAGCAAGCCGGACCTCTCGGGTCTCGACGCCTTTATCAATCTTGCAGGCGAGTCGATCATGGGGCTCTGGACGCCGGACAAACGACAGAGGATTTCCGACAGTCGGGTAATGGGAACCCGCCGTTTGGTGGAAGCCCTTGGGGAAAAAGGGAATACCGTGAAAACCCTGGTGAACGCATCGGCCATCGGTTTTTACGGGGATACCGGAGAGCACAAGGTGGATGAAACCTCCCCGGCGGGGAGTGGTTTCCTCGCGGAAGTTTGCCAGCGCTGGGAAGCCGAGGCTCTCAAGGCGGAGGAGTATGGCGTCCGCGTTGTCCGGGTGCGGATCGGATTTGTCCTGGGAAAGGGCGGGGCGATGAAGCTCATCAAGCCGGTTTTTTCCCTCGGTCTCGGGGGTAATCTCGGCTCCGGTCGCCAATGGATGAGCGGCGTGCATGTCGAGGATGTCGCCGGGGCGTTTCTCTGGGCGACGGAAAATGATGGAGTCACGGGACCGGTCAATGCCGTAATCCCTGAGCCGTTTCGCAATGGGGAGTTCACCCGGCAACTCGCTCACGCCCTGCACCGCCCCGCCTTTCTACCTGTCCCGGCATTTGCCATGCGACTGATCCTGGGGCGTCTTTCGAGCCTGCTTCTGGACAGCTCACGCGTCCTGCCCCGAGCGTTGAAGGAAGGAGGCTATCGCTACAGGCATCCCAGCCTGACGAATGCCCTTATCTGCTGTCTCGAGTAGATCGCCTAGGCGAGCTTGCGCTCCGCGGCGCGGAAGCCCGTGATCTTCCCCGCTTCATCATGGATCGGCTCGAGGGAAATCTCGACGTGGTAGGTCGAACCATCCTTGTGGTAGTTTACCAACCGCACGACGCAGGCTTCTCCCTGGCGAATCGCCTGGCGCAGGATGTCGACGACAGCGGGATCTGTCTCTGGTCCCTGCAACAGGCTCCCGGGTTTTTTTCCCCGGATCTCGGGAAAGGTATAGCCGCATAGACCGGTGAAGGCGGGGTTGATCGCGACGATGCGGCCTGCGGAATCCGTTTCCACCCGAGCCGGCTCAGCATCAATGCGCTCCAGCACCCGGGAGCGCAGAGTGGAGGGGGGCGGAATGGGATTGGCCGGGTCCCTCAGATCGCTGGCCAGGCGTGCCAGGCCCTTGTTGGACGTACCGTGGCTCGCTCCATGGGCTTCATTGAGGAAAGATGAGACGGAGATCATCGGAGACGTAACGTGTGGGAATGGCAGATGGATGCAGTCAAGTCAACCGGGTCGGCGATCGTCATGGCGTCAATCTCGGTGGTAGGGTAGCCCGGCTTTGATCGTGCAGGCGCGATAAATCTGTTCCAGCGCAACGACTAACGCCAGTTCATGCTGGAGAGTGCCGGTGGTGAGCGACCAGATCAGATCGGCTTTTTCCCGCACGGCAGGAATTAATCCATCTGCTCCCCCTACGATAAGCGCGCAGGGCTTTTTCGGGTGCAGTTCGATTTTTTCCAGTTCCGTGGAAAAAGCCCGGCTGGTGAACATCTTGCCTCGTTCGTCCATAACAAGCCGGAAACATCCCTCGCTCTTTTCCAGCAGGGCTTTGCCTTCCTTATCCTGGGTCGAGGCTTTGACCGTCTCGACCTCGATCGTTCCGAAGTTCCGGAGCCGGGCGAGGTACTCATCAATGCCGTCGCGGGCATAGGAAAGACGCGGCTTGCCCACGGCCACGATGCGCCAGCGCATGGCGGCTATTTCTTCTTGGCCTGGACCGGGTTGAAGTCGGCGGCGTGGTAGGAACTGCGCACGAGCGGGCCGCTGGCGACGAACTCAAAGCCCTTGTTGCGGGCGATGTCGCCGTAGAGCTGAAAGGTCTCCGGGCTGACATACTCGACCACTGGCAGATGCTGAGGGGTCGGACGGAGGTACTGGCCGAGCGTAAGCACGGTGACATTGGCCTCGCGGAGGTCGTCCATGGCCTGGAAAATCTCAGATTCCGTTTCGCCGAGGCCGAGCATGAGGCCGCTCTTGGTAATGGCCTCCGGGTCCATTTCGCGGACGCGACGCAGGACGTCGAGCGAGAGGCGGTATTTGGCACGGGAGCGGACCATCGGGGTCAGGCGCTCCACGGTCTCGAGGTTATGGTTAAAGATATTCGGCTTCGCCTCGACCACGGTGCGGATAGGGTCGTCCTTGCCGTTAAAGTCCGGCGTGAGCACTTCGACGATGATGTCGGGGTCGACGCCGCGAATGGCCTCGATGGTGCGGGCAAAATGGAGCGCTCCTCCATCGGCCACGTCGTCGCGGGCGACGGCGGTAATGACCACGTGCTTGAGCTTCAGGCGTCGGATCGCCTCGGCGACGCGCTGCGGTTCATC comes from Terrimicrobium sacchariphilum and encodes:
- the truA gene encoding tRNA pseudouridine(38-40) synthase TruA, giving the protein MAGFSGRMRLKLIISYDGAPFAGWQSQAGGDAVQDVIEAAFRKIVGDRVVVQGSGRTDAGVHALAQVAHAEVPDDSLPLDAWLRALNANLPPGVRIMRVTRAARDFHARFSATGKVYRYRIRNGQVLPPLELGRVWHVASPLALGDLRSAAEIFVGEHDFAAFAANRGGPIHSTVRRITSITITEEAGLFSLRFEGGGFLYKMVRMLTAALVRHALGKASLDDLRGILRNGSPKWNHVAPAEGLYLEKVLYSGTKSPQVLPSEPV
- a CDS encoding N-acetylmuramoyl-L-alanine amidase; its protein translation is MRSIVTVCGLLFFALAALAPSARAQMTEEQKRQLFLQAREDIRPVPAASSTPRPKPRATSTPRPTPTPKPKPTPAPEEEEPTPTPKKHVKEDEEPARPSRSEPEKDESTPTPTPKKISREEAEPPLQPQQTAREESTPAPAKPSDEDMKPAAGGQVPQGKTPGGVPLNAPIVIEKSGLEADQGEQPPAKNIGGWFKRWKYLTPSVRRAIDQARVKKGRWKYIIVHNSGTRQGNARIFDLYHRRVRKMQNGLAYHFVIGNGSSSGDGEIEIGDRWRRQINGGHVASDYLNDISIGICLVGDLNRDRATKAQMAALDELIVYLRGRVGKVKGKPAIVLPHKGINPKPTDCPGDKFDYKWLKQKFGS
- a CDS encoding TIGR01777 family oxidoreductase: MKIGISGASGFVGSELCKQMVNRHEVVKFSRREKGGNRLWSIASKPDLSGLDAFINLAGESIMGLWTPDKRQRISDSRVMGTRRLVEALGEKGNTVKTLVNASAIGFYGDTGEHKVDETSPAGSGFLAEVCQRWEAEALKAEEYGVRVVRVRIGFVLGKGGAMKLIKPVFSLGLGGNLGSGRQWMSGVHVEDVAGAFLWATENDGVTGPVNAVIPEPFRNGEFTRQLAHALHRPAFLPVPAFAMRLILGRLSSLLLDSSRVLPRALKEGGYRYRHPSLTNALICCLE
- a CDS encoding PAS domain-containing protein, which gives rise to MISVSSFLNEAHGASHGTSNKGLARLASDLRDPANPIPPPSTLRSRVLERIDAEPARVETDSAGRIVAINPAFTGLCGYTFPEIRGKKPGSLLQGPETDPAVVDILRQAIRQGEACVVRLVNYHKDGSTYHVEISLEPIHDEAGKITGFRAAERKLA
- a CDS encoding 23S rRNA (pseudouridine(1915)-N(3))-methyltransferase RlmH, with translation MRWRIVAVGKPRLSYARDGIDEYLARLRNFGTIEVETVKASTQDKEGKALLEKSEGCFRLVMDERGKMFTSRAFSTELEKIELHPKKPCALIVGGADGLIPAVREKADLIWSLTTGTLQHELALVVALEQIYRACTIKAGLPYHRD
- the lipA gene encoding lipoyl synthase; its protein translation is MPAPKINPELHQAKKPDWIKVRLPSNPVFFSTKTLVSDLKLHTVCESAQCPNRWECWSHGTATFMIAGERCTRACGFCAVATAKPLPLEEDEPQRVAEAIRRLKLKHVVITAVARDDVADGGALHFARTIEAIRGVDPDIIVEVLTPDFNGKDDPIRTVVEAKPNIFNHNLETVERLTPMVRSRAKYRLSLDVLRRVREMDPEAITKSGLMLGLGETESEIFQAMDDLREANVTVLTLGQYLRPTPQHLPVVEYVSPETFQLYGDIARNKGFEFVASGPLVRSSYHAADFNPVQAKKK